DNA from Acetobacter aceti NBRC 14818:
TCCCCGGAACGATAATGCACCGCCACGGAAAAACCCGCTCCCGCCAATGCCAGCGCCATGGCGCGTCCCAGCCGTTGAGCACCACCGGTAATGAATGCAATGCGGGGAATGTCCGGGGCAATCAATGTTCCGGCGAGGGAGGCTTCAGCGGTCATACCGTCTCTCATCACTCTGTCAGGCGTTTTATATCAGTCGTCTGGCGCTCACCGCCGCCGCCAGCGTGCCGTCATCCAGCACATCGAGCGCACCACCCATCGGCACACCTTGCGCCACCCGGCTGACCACCACGTCGTAAGGCGCAATCTTTTCCTGCAGCCAGTACATGGTCGTTGCTCCCTCCACGGTCGAACCAAGCGCCAGAATGACTTCCCTTATGGAGCCATCCCTCAATCGTTCGAACAGGGAACCAACGTTCAGATCTTCCGGACCAATACCCTTGAGCGCCGACAGCACACCGCCGAGCACCTGATAGACACCACGATGAGCACCGGCCCTCTCCAACGCCCACAGGTCGCTGACGGTTTCAACAACGCACACAATATCATGCGGCCGGTCGGGGTCGACACAGATCCGGCAGGGATCGGTCACGTCGAGATTACCGCAGACGGAGCAGGTCTTCACCGACATTGCGGCGCTTTCCATTGCACGCGCCAACGGAAGCATCCGGCGCTGCGGATCACGCAACAACGCCAGCGCCACCCGTCGCGCCGACCGGGGACCAAGCCCCGGCAGGCGGGCGATCAGACCAATGAGATGGTCAATATCGGCAACAGCCATCCGTTAAGACCGGACTACCGTGGCTCAGAACGGCAGCTTCAGTCCCGGCGGCAGGTTCAGGCCACCCGTGACCTTCTGCATTTCTTCAGAAGCCGTCTTATCGAGACGCGCCTTCGCATCCGCACAGGCGGCGACGATCAGGTCCTGCAGCATTTCCATCTCGGTCGGGTCTGCCAGCTTCGGGTCGATCGTGATTGCTTTCAGATCGCCCTTTCCGCTTAGCGTCACGGTCACCATGCCCGCACCGGCGCTACCCTGAATCTCGATTTTCTCAAGACTCGCCTGCATTTCTTCCATCTTCGACTGCATCTGCGAAGCCTGCTTCATCAGTCCGGCAAGATTTTTCATATTCAATCATCCCTGCATACACGATGACTGGCGGCCACGAGCGTGACCCGACCAGCATCAAACTGTCAGTCCTGTTCTTCGGGGGCGTCCAGTTCCGGGTCAAGCCCTATTGCCAGCGGCCCAGCATCCAGCGATCCGAAATCTTCGGGAGGCAACCCGTAATGGTCGTCGAGCGTGTGGTCCCGCACATCGCCCAGTTCAGCATCCGGAAACACACCAAGAATCGCCTGTACCAGCGGGTGGTTCGACGAGCGGCGGTTATGAAGCTGAATGATCTCGGCGCTCTGCTCAGCCAGCGTCGGCTCGCCCTGCGCCTCGGCGGTTCGCACCACCCACTCGCTCCCAAAGCTTGCTCGGAGCATTTCCTGCAACCGTTTTACAAGGTCCGGAGGAGCCGGGCTGTCGATACGCACCTCAACCAGCGGCGGAGAAAACGTCACCAGATGCGTGGAGTGACACAGGTGGCCGTGCAGGGTCGCCTCGCGGTTATCCTTCACAAAGGCCACCAGTTCACGCCAACTGCGTGGCGGCTGCGGGCCTGACGGAGCAGAGGCTCTCGCCAACGGGATCGGCTCGGAGCTCCCTTCTCCAACGTCGCCCCACCGTTCATTGGCGACTCTCTGACGCCTGCTTCCGCCGTCCTCGGGCGGTGACATCATGGCGCGGGGAGCATCCCGTCCGTCATCCGCCACCCGATTGACGGGGGCGACAACCGGTGCGACTTCGCCAGAGCGCAGTTTTTTCAGCAACTCTTCCGGTGGTGGCATCGTCGCAGCATGACAGAGACGGATCAGCACCATCTCTGCCGCCTCACGACGCAACGGCGCGTCATCGACTTCCGAAATTCCCTTCAGAAGCATCTGCCAGAGACGAGACAGTGTGGAGAGCGACAGGGAACCGGCGAAAGCAGCGCCTCTTGTCCGCTCCATTTCCGGCAGTTCAAGCGTATCTTCCAGACCGCGAACGGTTTTCAGACGCGTGACCGTGTGCGTCAACTCGGCCAGATCACGCAGCATCAGCCCCGGATCATTGCCCCGGTCATACATATTGTCGGAAAGCCGGATCGCTTCCGTCACATTGCCGCGCATCAGGCAATCGAACAGATCAAAGATCGCCGCACGGTCGGACAGACCCAGCATTGCCGCGACGCCAGCTTCCGTGACGCTGCCGTCGCTCGCTCCTTGCGTGCCGGCACCCTGCGCAATCGCCTGATCCAGCAGGGACAGACCATCACGCACAGAACCATCAGCGGCCCGGGCGATGAGTTTCAGCGCTTCCTGTTCAGCAGAGACATGCTCCTTTTCGACAATGCCCGTGAAAAAGGAGAGCAACTCCGACTGAGAGACACGACGAAGATCGAATCGCTGGCAACGGGACAGCACCGTGATCGGCACCTTCCGCAGTTCGGTCGTGGCAAAGATGAATGTGACCTGCGGAGGTGGCTCTTCCAGCGTTTTCAGCAGCGCATTGAAAGCGTTGCGGGACAGCATGTGCACTTCATCGATGATGAAGACTTTCATACGCCCCTGAATCGGGCGAAAATGACAGGCCTCGATAATCTCGCGGACATCATCAACACCGGTGCGGGACGCGGCGTCCATTTCCAGCACGTCGGGGTGCCGGTCAGCCAGAATGGCGACGCAGTTCGGGCACACACCGCAGGGGTCCGCTGTCGGACCACCTTTACCGTCCACACCGATGCAGTTGAGGCCACGGGCAATGATTCGGGCGGTGGTGGTCTTGCCCACTCCGCGAACGCCGGTGAGCATGAAGGCATGCGCGACGCGCCCCACCGCAAAGGCGTTTCTGAGCGTGCGGACAAGCGCGTCCTGCCCGATCAGCTGATCGAGGGTCGCGGGGCGATATTTACGTGCGAGAACGCGATAGGCCGCAGCGGGCTTCGGAGGATCTTCCGGAGAAGGTTTTGCGGGCAATGCTGCTGGCTGAGCAGCCACAGCGTCCTGAGAGGAAACACTGGCCGGGTCTAACGCTTCCGGCGCTTCGCCGAAAAAGAGTCCCATGCCCTCACTTGGTGGCAATGGCAGATCGTCGTCTGCCTCTCTATCACTGTCAGGCATGGTTCCAGCCAATCCGCTTTCAGCCCGCGCAGGCTTGCAGCCGGGCTTAACAGCCTCTCTAGCGGATCTGATTTCCTGTTCAAAGGAAGGTGAGAGACCTGCAACAACCCGAGCAAAACTTACTGCGGCTGCTTCCTTCCGGATCTGACCGGGTTGGCAAGGCGCCCGTCCGTCACAGATCTCCCGTCAAATTGAATAACACACGCCCCTGCCCCACGCAAAGCCATTCAGACACAAATTTTATTGCATCCATTCACACCTCTCTGCACTCTCCTCTTCCTAACAGCTTATAAACCTCATTGTTTCAGGATCAGGAGATAAGCGTTTTCCTCGGATTTCTCTCGAGCAAGTGACAGGGTCATGAAATTTTTTCCGCAGAGGCCCGTCTTATGGCTGGCATTTCTTTCGGAACAGCCCAAATATGGTGACAGGGTCACGTTCAGGCAGCGTGGCCTTATACGCCAGACGGCGAAAGGAGTGTCTTGATCATGCTGTCACGCAATCTCGAACAGACGTTGCACCGGGCACTGACGCTGGCGGGTGAGCGGCATCATGAATACGCAACGCTTGAGCATCTTCTGATAGCTCTGATTGATGATCCGGATGCGGTAACCGTTTTCCGGGCCTGTGGCGTTGATCTGGATAAACTCCGGGGGGATCTGACCGAGTTTCTCGACAAGGATCTGGCAGGTCTGACTGCCGAACGCACGACGGAGCCGAAGCCGACCGCAGCATTTCAGCGTGTCATTCAGCGTGCCGCCATTCATGTGCAGTCTACCGGTCGCGACGAAGTCACGGGAGCCAATGTGCTGGTTGCCCTCTTTGCCGAGCGCGAGAGCCATGCTGTCTACTTCCTGCAATTGCAGGACATGACGCGCCTTGACGCGGTCAACTTCATCTCGCACGGAATCGCCAAGGCGCCGGATCGCTCAGTACGACGGAGCTCGAATGGGGCACCGACAGGCTCGGCTGAAAAAGACGAGACCGGCGGCGAAGAAAAAGGCCGGGGTTCCGCGTCCAAGACGGGCGAAGCTCTGGCAACCTACTGCGTCGACCTCAACAAGAAGGCAGCCGAGGGCAAGATCGATTCCCTGATCGGCCGTGAGTCGGAAGTCGAGCGCACCATTCAGATTCTATGCCGCCGCACAAAGAACAACCCGCTCTATGTGGGTGATCCGGGTGTGGGCAAGACGGCCATCGCCGAAGGTCTGGCCAAGCGAATCGTGGAAGGAGACGTTCCCGAAGTTCTGCTGAACGCCACCATCTATTCGCTCGACATGGGCACCCTGCTTGCAGGCACGCGCTACCGTGGCGACTTCGAGGAGCGTCTCAAGGCAGTCGTGCATGACCTTGAGCAGAATCCCGGCGGGATCCTGTTCATTGATGAAATCCACACTGTCATCGGTGCGGGTGCGACTTCCGGCGGTGCGATGGATGCTTCCAACCTGCTCAAGCCTGCGCTGGCTGCCGGAACGCTGCGTTGTATCGGCTCGACGACCTACAAGGAATTCCGTCAGCACTTCGAGAAAGACCGCGCCCTCGTCCGTCGCTTCCAGAAGATCGACGTCGAGGAACCGAACCTCGATGACGCCGTGAAAATCCTTCGTGGCCTGAAGACGAACTACGAGAAACACCACAAGGTCCGCTACACGGATGACGCCATCCGTGCGGCCGTGGAACTGTCGGTCAAATATATCCACGACCGGAAGCTGCCGGACAAAGCCATCGACATCATTGACGAGGCCGGTGCGTCCCGGATGCTTCTGCCTGAAAGCAAGCGTCGGAAGACCATCACGCTCAAGGACGTGGAAGACACGATCGCCAAGATCGCCCGTATCCCCGCCAAGACCGTCTCCGCTGACGACAAGGAAGTGCTGCGGGCTCTGGAGCGTGACCTGAAGAACATGGTGTTCGGTCAGGACAAGGCCATCCAGACACTGTCGGACGCCATCAAGCTGGCGCGTGCTGGCCTGCGTGAACCCGAGAAGCCGATCGGCAACTATCTGTTCTCCGGCCCGACCGGCGTCGGCAAGACCGAAGTCGCTCGCCAGCTGGCCAGCACTCTCGGTATTGAGCTGATCCGGTTCGACATGTCCGAATACATGGAGCGCCACTCCGTCTCCCGACTGCTTGGCGCGCCTCCGGGCTATGTCGGTTTTGATCAGGGTGGTCTGCTGACGGACGCTGTGGATCAGCATCCGCACGCTGTTCTGCTTCTCGATGAAATCGAGAAGGCGCATCCGGACCTCTATAACGTGCTTCTGCAGGTTATGGATCACGGACAGCTGACTGACCACAACGGCAAGACTGTCGATTTCCGCAACGTCATTCTCATCATGACGACCAATGCTGGTGCGGCTGATCTGAGCAAGGAGGCCATCGGTTTCGGGCGCGACACCCGTGAAGGCGAAGATCAGGAAGCGATCAAGCGTCTGTTCACGCCGGAATTCCGTAACCGTCTTGATGCGATCATCCCGTTCGGCAATCTCCAGCCGGAAACGGTCGGTCGTGTGGTCGAAAAGTTCGTGCTTCAGCTCGAAGCGCAGCTTGCGGATCGGAACGTCACGATCGAGATGTCGTCCGCCGCCAAGGAGTGGCTGGCGGAACGCGGCTACGATCGCCTGTATGGCGCACGCCCTCTGGGCCGGGTCATTCAGGACTCGATCAAGAAGCCTCTGTCCGAAGAGCTGCTTTTCGGACGGCTGACAAAAGGTGGCGCGGTCAAGATCTCCGTCAAGGATGGCGAACTTTCGTTCGAATATCTCGAGAACGCCACGTCTTCCCCGGCTGCCGAGGCTCCGGAAGAAGGCGAGGAAAAGCAGGATACGAACGGCCTCTCATCCTGAATACAAGAGTGGTCCTGTTCTCAAGAGCAGGACCACCTTCCCTTGCACCGATGTGCCATAAGCGGCATTGTCCGCCCACAACAGGCTAAGAACGAGGGAGAGGATGGAGGGTAAATCAGCACGCAACGGTATTGTCCTGCACACTGAGGCAGACTTTCAGGGTCTGCGCGCCGCAGGAAAACTGGCTGCCGAAACGCTGGATATGA
Protein-coding regions in this window:
- the recR gene encoding recombination mediator RecR; the protein is MAVADIDHLIGLIARLPGLGPRSARRVALALLRDPQRRMLPLARAMESAAMSVKTCSVCGNLDVTDPCRICVDPDRPHDIVCVVETVSDLWALERAGAHRGVYQVLGGVLSALKGIGPEDLNVGSLFERLRDGSIREVILALGSTVEGATTMYWLQEKIAPYDVVVSRVAQGVPMGGALDVLDDGTLAAAVSARRLI
- a CDS encoding YbaB/EbfC family nucleoid-associated protein, whose translation is MKNLAGLMKQASQMQSKMEEMQASLEKIEIQGSAGAGMVTVTLSGKGDLKAITIDPKLADPTEMEMLQDLIVAACADAKARLDKTASEEMQKVTGGLNLPPGLKLPF
- a CDS encoding DNA polymerase III subunit gamma/tau, whose amino-acid sequence is MPDSDREADDDLPLPPSEGMGLFFGEAPEALDPASVSSQDAVAAQPAALPAKPSPEDPPKPAAAYRVLARKYRPATLDQLIGQDALVRTLRNAFAVGRVAHAFMLTGVRGVGKTTTARIIARGLNCIGVDGKGGPTADPCGVCPNCVAILADRHPDVLEMDAASRTGVDDVREIIEACHFRPIQGRMKVFIIDEVHMLSRNAFNALLKTLEEPPPQVTFIFATTELRKVPITVLSRCQRFDLRRVSQSELLSFFTGIVEKEHVSAEQEALKLIARAADGSVRDGLSLLDQAIAQGAGTQGASDGSVTEAGVAAMLGLSDRAAIFDLFDCLMRGNVTEAIRLSDNMYDRGNDPGLMLRDLAELTHTVTRLKTVRGLEDTLELPEMERTRGAAFAGSLSLSTLSRLWQMLLKGISEVDDAPLRREAAEMVLIRLCHAATMPPPEELLKKLRSGEVAPVVAPVNRVADDGRDAPRAMMSPPEDGGSRRQRVANERWGDVGEGSSEPIPLARASAPSGPQPPRSWRELVAFVKDNREATLHGHLCHSTHLVTFSPPLVEVRIDSPAPPDLVKRLQEMLRASFGSEWVVRTAEAQGEPTLAEQSAEIIQLHNRRSSNHPLVQAILGVFPDAELGDVRDHTLDDHYGLPPEDFGSLDAGPLAIGLDPELDAPEEQD
- the clpA gene encoding ATP-dependent Clp protease ATP-binding subunit ClpA; amino-acid sequence: MLSRNLEQTLHRALTLAGERHHEYATLEHLLIALIDDPDAVTVFRACGVDLDKLRGDLTEFLDKDLAGLTAERTTEPKPTAAFQRVIQRAAIHVQSTGRDEVTGANVLVALFAERESHAVYFLQLQDMTRLDAVNFISHGIAKAPDRSVRRSSNGAPTGSAEKDETGGEEKGRGSASKTGEALATYCVDLNKKAAEGKIDSLIGRESEVERTIQILCRRTKNNPLYVGDPGVGKTAIAEGLAKRIVEGDVPEVLLNATIYSLDMGTLLAGTRYRGDFEERLKAVVHDLEQNPGGILFIDEIHTVIGAGATSGGAMDASNLLKPALAAGTLRCIGSTTYKEFRQHFEKDRALVRRFQKIDVEEPNLDDAVKILRGLKTNYEKHHKVRYTDDAIRAAVELSVKYIHDRKLPDKAIDIIDEAGASRMLLPESKRRKTITLKDVEDTIAKIARIPAKTVSADDKEVLRALERDLKNMVFGQDKAIQTLSDAIKLARAGLREPEKPIGNYLFSGPTGVGKTEVARQLASTLGIELIRFDMSEYMERHSVSRLLGAPPGYVGFDQGGLLTDAVDQHPHAVLLLDEIEKAHPDLYNVLLQVMDHGQLTDHNGKTVDFRNVILIMTTNAGAADLSKEAIGFGRDTREGEDQEAIKRLFTPEFRNRLDAIIPFGNLQPETVGRVVEKFVLQLEAQLADRNVTIEMSSAAKEWLAERGYDRLYGARPLGRVIQDSIKKPLSEELLFGRLTKGGAVKISVKDGELSFEYLENATSSPAAEAPEEGEEKQDTNGLSS